In one Pseudomonadota bacterium genomic region, the following are encoded:
- a CDS encoding zf-TFIIB domain-containing protein produces MQCPVDGTTLVMTDRSGVEIDYCPSCRGVWLDRGELDKIIERSTQMTPPPPPPTQAQRPEPRGERYHQEHDQRTPKRRKKEGFGDFLGDIFDF; encoded by the coding sequence ATGCAATGCCCCGTCGATGGAACGACCCTCGTGATGACCGACCGCTCCGGCGTCGAGATCGACTACTGCCCCAGCTGCCGGGGCGTATGGCTCGACCGCGGCGAGCTCGACAAGATCATCGAGCGCAGCACGCAGATGACCCCGCCGCCGCCCCCACCCACGCAAGCGCAACGCCCGGAGCCGCGCGGCGAACGCTACCACCAAGAGCATGACCAGCGCACACCAAAGCGCCGCAAAAAAGAAGGCTTCGGCGACTTTCTGGGCGACATCTTCGATTTCTGA
- a CDS encoding DUF427 domain-containing protein: MLIEEDVQSYPRPPLLEPAPYRIRAEASGEVVVDSVDAWRVCETHHAPTYYFPPEDIRVPLLPATGQSLCEWKGQARYWSLQVGETILPRVAWSYPRPTRAFAAIKDFVSIYPGALDAASVDGLTVTAQPGDFYGGWVTENLRGIVKGAPGTRHW, encoded by the coding sequence ATGCTGATCGAAGAAGATGTCCAATCCTACCCGCGCCCACCGCTCCTCGAGCCCGCGCCCTACCGGATCCGCGCGGAGGCCTCGGGGGAGGTCGTCGTCGACAGCGTGGATGCTTGGCGCGTCTGCGAGACCCATCACGCCCCGACCTACTACTTCCCGCCAGAGGATATCCGGGTGCCACTTCTGCCTGCGACTGGCCAGAGCCTGTGCGAGTGGAAGGGGCAGGCGCGCTACTGGAGCCTGCAGGTGGGCGAGACGATCCTGCCGCGCGTGGCGTGGAGCTATCCGCGGCCCACACGCGCATTCGCGGCGATCAAGGACTTTGTATCGATCTATCCCGGCGCGCTCGATGCCGCGAGTGTGGACGGGCTCACTGTCACAGCGCAGCCCGGCGATTTCTACGGCGGTTGGGTCACCGAGAATCTGCGTGGCATCGTGAAAGGAGCGCCGGGCACGCGGCATTGGTGA